ATCTTGTAGTAAGgagaaattcatttttattcccATTCCATGTTTTCTTCTAAGCAAACAAATCAGCCCTGTGTAATTTAATGATTGTGTGAGCAGGCAAAAAGGTTGAAATGGGTTGATGAAGGGTATCAAATGATTGTATTCACCGATAATGTATGTCAATGTAATGACAAAACTAAGTATCTGGAAAAGGAATTGAGTCATGCAGATGTATTGCTGATAGTTGCCGTTTCAAATCAAGAATCAGTGAAGTGGATCCAAATGAATAGCCAAACGGTTCCTAATATAATTTGTTTTGACTCATCTCCAAATCTGGAAAACAAACTTGGAGGATCATATGTTCAGAATGAAATCAATGGGACCTTATGTGGGAAAATTATTGGAGTTTCTCTGCCTAATAAAATCAAAGAATCATTGCAAGTGGTGAAAACTGTATCTGAAGCATGGGACCGGCATAATGCAGATGACATAAGATTTTGTTTGCTGGTCATAATCAATGCATATATCAGACCAGTACCAATCCTGAAGAACCTGAGATCAAAGGGTTTTTCTACCCTGAATTGCATGGTTAAGAACTGTGGACCTCAGATAGTAAACTGCCTATTGGATCCTAATTGCAGGAAAGCACTACAATGCTTGAACAACTGCAGCCCCGTTGATCAGGTGTGTAATTATCGATGTATTGCCTCTTATGAAAGTCCAAATCTAGAGGCATTCTCTCTCTGTGTGTTGCAGAAGAACAATTGTCTTGAATTGGATGCAAGGATCCCTGAGAGGCCTTATGTTCCTCCCATGGTTAAGTTCCGAGGGGAGGAGTTGTGCCATGAAACTGCCGAGGATCTTTTTGTGGGTTGGTTGGGAACTCTGGATTGGAGTTGGCGTGTTGTGGCGGGACAGAATCCAGCATATGATCAATTTCCATGCCAGTACCAGTTGTTCTACAGGGGAAAGGCGAAAGGATCATTCTGGTACGAGCCAGTTTTCCAGGTTCAGACACTGGAGGGAAGAATGGTTTGGAGGAGACGAAAGTATCGTGTGAAGAGAGGCAAAGTTCCAGGAACATTTCACTTCAGTGTGTTGGATAATGGTGTCGTTTCAAATGAGTTTTGGACAACTGTGGATGTGTCTGATGATTTTAGCTGGGGTTTGTTTCACTATAGTGGTGCTGCTCGAGCTGCAGGACAGTCATATACAGGGGCTGTGCTTGTGAGTCCAGATGGAGCATACCCAAAtgaaaaggagagagagagaatggttTCTGCCTTGGACAAGTGTGGAATCAAAGAATGGGAGCTATTTACAGTTGACAATTGTTCATGCCAAGGGCCTCCACTGGGAATTCCAGAGGGCTCAAGTTTGCATTGCAAGGTTGCTCCTGGAGAGGAGAAAAGGAAATGGGCAACCTTGTAATGTTTCAGAGGAATTAGATGATGGATTGGTGAACTTCCAAGTGCAGCATGAACAGATAGATTAGCAGCAAATTTGTCCATATAGAGGTGAGTATACACTGGTAAAAGGACAAGAAAAGCTTAATTTTGCtctttttgttaaaattaagaaagagaaaaattaatgatatatgAATTCTATTCTGCAATTATTACAAATTCATGTATTTCTTCATATAGCTTTTGAAAGATTTTTGTTGAAATTAATTCAAAGGTTTCTCTAGATTTGGTCTTGAAGTGGTACAACTCGTAATTATCTCTATGTTAATATTTTATCTCAATGTAGTGCATGATTTTGTTCTGCAATAGTGTTATATAGTAATAGGTGTTGATGGCAATGAGGATCATGGAAGACAATTGGAGAATACCCTTATGGTTGATAATTTGGCTTTTACGAAATTAGATGAAGGTAAAAGAACACTCATTATGGgattgaagaaaagaaaataaacataaacatataaatatttGTATTAATAGGGTGAGATCAAGTGCTTGTGATAATGATcacataaaaatgaaaaaagacaTTACAAATACTAGAAAAATGTTCACCCCATAACCCAAAAGAACTCTCTCTCCTTGACTCACAACTTGCACAGGGAAAAGGCAAGTTCCACGAGAAGCATTACGAGTGACAATGAGACCCAACCCATTAAAATCACAAGCGTCAACATCTTGACTGCTCATTTGAAAATACATATTAAAAGCATAAGAAGCATTGCCTCTAAGGTTGAAATTCCCGCATGAAGATCCAGGACTCAAGCTTGTGCAATCTGAATGATAACAAGCATAGCTTAATGCACTTGGTATCAAGCTCTCTTCTTTAACCTCATCATTAAGCACACACCATTGTTTCGTCATGTATTGAACACCCTTTGCACCTATTAACATCTTATCATGGCCTTTCCCAGAGAGATCCATGGGAAATTTTGGCTGTCCATCGTATCGAAACAGACCCCAGTGCCTCTCAAAGAAGCCTGGCAATATGCTCTTCATGTCCTCGTCGAGCAGGCCGAAGAGATACACACTTAACATGCCTGGACGAAGTGGGGTTCCTTTCTTCTCAGCCAATTTTTTGAGAAGACCATCGTAGAATTTCTGTGCATACTTGGGCGTAGCATATTTGCTAGCATCTGTTGGCCAACCGACTTCTCCAATAATGATCTTTAAATCAGGAGCACCAGCTTTGTGTAGAGCCCAAACAAGGGTATCATAGTTTGCATCGAAAACGTTAGAGTATGATACGTTTTTATCGTGAACTTTTCTACTACTGCCTTCAAAGAAAGCGTATTCCAAAGGGAATCCGGTTGTCTGATAGACACTGAGAAATGGGTAAATGTTAACGATAAAGGGAGCTTTGTTCTTTTTGAGATGCTTGACGATTTTAAGCATTACATCTCTCACGTCACTGCGAAAGTAACCCTGTGAAGGTTTGTCTCCGGCATAAACATCGGCGTTTAAAGCTGTTGAGGCTTTAATCTTGTCACCAACTCCTGCTTCGTCCAGAGCTTTTTGGACGTTTTGTATAGCTGGGAATGTAGTATCATCGAATTTGCCTTCATAAGATTCCAAGAATGGCTCATTCCCGACAGCCACGTATCTATAAAACACACCCAAAAACAAAAAACTTATATATTGCATTCAATGTTAAGGTTGTTTCATCTGATAAAAAGCTATGAAAATTTGTACGAACCTGATGTCGACGCCATTTTTATCTCCTTTAGGTTTGAGATGGCTGGTCACATTTTCTTTAACCCAATCTTTAGCATTATCCAAACTGTCAGAAATATAATCTAACATGTTATTAGGGATGCCAACCATGACCTCAAGGTTAGAACCAGCCAAGGAATTTAGGGTCCAAGAATCAGCATCGAAAAGC
This genomic interval from Manihot esculenta cultivar AM560-2 chromosome 12, M.esculenta_v8, whole genome shotgun sequence contains the following:
- the LOC110627383 gene encoding uncharacterized protein LOC110627383; translated protein: MSLETTSLLNLKAGFPSNRRLAASVHSFPPTCYHRHPAPLLKSLSLSFRANNVNRQGTKIPAVLETENAVTEEQSKPPVKIVAVVGNGSLSPLKSAPWEEVMLHTAKRLKWVDEGYQMIVFTDNVCQCNDKTKYLEKELSHADVLLIVAVSNQESVKWIQMNSQTVPNIICFDSSPNLENKLGGSYVQNEINGTLCGKIIGVSLPNKIKESLQVVKTVSEAWDRHNADDIRFCLLVIINAYIRPVPILKNLRSKGFSTLNCMVKNCGPQIVNCLLDPNCRKALQCLNNCSPVDQVCNYRCIASYESPNLEAFSLCVLQKNNCLELDARIPERPYVPPMVKFRGEELCHETAEDLFVGWLGTLDWSWRVVAGQNPAYDQFPCQYQLFYRGKAKGSFWYEPVFQVQTLEGRMVWRRRKYRVKRGKVPGTFHFSVLDNGVVSNEFWTTVDVSDDFSWGLFHYSGAARAAGQSYTGAVLVSPDGAYPNEKERERMVSALDKCGIKEWELFTVDNCSCQGPPLGIPEGSSLHCKVAPGEEKRKWATL
- the LOC110627658 gene encoding glucan endo-1,3-beta-glucosidase 8, producing the protein MAAGACSVLLWSFCMLNIVQVAVSAVVPGVGVNWGNLASHPLPPKIVVKMLKDNGITKVKLFDADSWTLNSLAGSNLEVMVGIPNNMLDYISDSLDNAKDWVKENVTSHLKPKGDKNGVDIRYVAVGNEPFLESYEGKFDDTTFPAIQNVQKALDEAGVGDKIKASTALNADVYAGDKPSQGYFRSDVRDVMLKIVKHLKKNKAPFIVNIYPFLSVYQTTGFPLEYAFFEGSSRKVHDKNVSYSNVFDANYDTLVWALHKAGAPDLKIIIGEVGWPTDASKYATPKYAQKFYDGLLKKLAEKKGTPLRPGMLSVYLFGLLDEDMKSILPGFFERHWGLFRYDGQPKFPMDLSGKGHDKMLIGAKGVQYMTKQWCVLNDEVKEESLIPSALSYACYHSDCTSLSPGSSCGNFNLRGNASYAFNMYFQMSSQDVDACDFNGLGLIVTRNASRGTCLFPVQVVSQGERVLLGYGVNIFLVFVMSFFIFM